A section of the Falco peregrinus isolate bFalPer1 chromosome 3, bFalPer1.pri, whole genome shotgun sequence genome encodes:
- the SLC35E2B gene encoding solute carrier family 35 member E2B — MSTVTSAQTPEEPNPLPPEEKPKGKSLFHLGSLFANRSEKFIIARSDSVPEENVLKITITETTVIESDLGIWNSHALIYLTLWFFFSFCTLFLNKYILSLLEGEPSMLGAVQMLSTTFIGCIKMFVPCCLYQHKTRISYPPNFIMIMLFVGLMRFATVVLGLVSLKNVAVSFAETVKSSAPIFTVIMSRMILGEYTGLLVNLSLIPVMGGLALCTATEISFNILGFSAALSTNIMDCLQNVFSKKLLSGDKYRFSAPELQFYTSAAAVVMLIPAWIFFMDVPVIGKSGRSFSYNQDVVILLLIDGVLFHLQSVTAYALMGKISPVTFSVASTVKHALSIWLSIIVFGNKITSLSAIGTVLVTIGVLLYNKAKQHQQETIHSLAAAAPQSAQSTAEDTEPLISKDLEPYD, encoded by the exons ATGTCGACTGTGACAAGCGCTCAGACACCGGAGGAACCTAATCCTCTCCCTCCTGAAGAAAAGCCGAAGGGAAAATCACTATTTCATTTGGGTTCACTCTTTGCtaacagaagtgaaaaatttATAATTGCTAGGAGTGATAGTGTGCCGGAGGAGAACGTGCTGAAAATAACTATCACGGAGACCACAGTCATTGAGTCGGACTTGGGCATCTGGAATTCTCATGCTCTCATCTACCTcactttgtggttttttttcagcttttgcacTCTTTTTCTTAACAAATACATTCTTTCGTTGCTGGAAGGAGAGCCCAGCATGCTAG GTGCTGTTCAAATGCTTTCAACCACCTTCATTGGCtgtataaaaatgtttgttCCATGCTGCTTGTATCAACACAAAACACGCATCTCTTATCCACCCAATTTCATCATGATAATGCTGTTTGTTGGATTAATGAG ATTTGCAACCGTAGTCTTGGGTCTTGTCAGCTTGAAAAACGTGGCAGTTTCATTTGCAGAAACTGTTAAAAGCTCGGCACCGATTTTTACTGTTATCATGTCTCGGATGATATTAGGGGAATACACTG GACTGCTGGTTAATCTCTCTCTCATTCCTGTTATGGGTGGGCTAGCTCTGTGTACAGCTACCGAAATCAGTTTCAACATTCTAGGTTTCTCAGCAGCTTTATCAACTAATATCATGGACTG tctgcaaaatgtcttttcaaaaaaactACTCAGTGGagataaatacagattttc AGCCCCGGAGCTTCAGTTCTACacaagtgctgctgcagtggtTATGCTTATTCCAGCTTGGATATTTTTCATG gATGTCCCTGTGATTGGGAAGAGTGGGAGGAGCTTCAGCTACAACCAAGACGTTGTCATACTACTTTTAATAGATGGAGTTTTGTTCCACCTACAAAGTGTTACAGCCTATGCCTTGATGGGAAAAATTTCTCCTGTGACTTTCAg TGTTGCTAGTACTGTGAAGCATGCCCTGTCAATCTGGCTGAGTATTATTGTGTTTGGTAACAAAATCACAAGCCTCTCAGCCATTGGGACTGTTCTAGTGACAATTGGAGTTCTACTATATAACAAGGCAAAGCAGCATCAGCAAGAGACGATacacagcctggcagctgcagctccgCAATCCGCACAAAGTACAGCTGAAGATACCGAGCCACTAATTTCCAAGGATTTGGAACCGTATGATTAA